A stretch of DNA from Triticum dicoccoides isolate Atlit2015 ecotype Zavitan chromosome 2A, WEW_v2.0, whole genome shotgun sequence:
TTTAAAAACATGGTTATTCAGGTCATTCTAAGATTATGGTTAATAGTGCCACGTGATCCTCCCGTGCTATTCTGTAGATGAGTGAGGATTACTTTCTGCTATTTATGCATGATTTCTCATATATCATTTTCATTTCTTGTGCAGTCACTGTTCTATTCAGCCCTCTTGTGTGCACGTGAGATGCTTACCCCAGAAGATGGATCTGCTGACTTGATCCGTGCCCTAAATAACAGGCTTATGGCGCTCTCTTTTCATATTAGGGAATATTACTGGCTTGACAAGAGAAAGCTAAATGAGATATATCGATACAAAACAGAAGAATATTCTTATGATGCTGTCAACAAGTTTAACATATATCCTGATCAGATTCCCCCCTGGCTAGTTGAATGGATCCCTCCGGAAGGGGGTTACTTAATTGGAAACCTGCAACCAGCTCACATGGATTTCCGATTCTTTTCTCTGGGGAACTTGTGGTCTATAGTAAGCAGTTTGGCAACAACCCGTCAATCCCATGCTATTCTGGATCTAGTTGAAGCCAAATGGTCTGATCTAGTGGCAGAAATGCCATTGAAGATATGTTATCCTGCTCTCGAGGATCAAGAGTGGAAATACATTACAGGGAGTGACCCTAAAAACACGTGAGTCCTAGATTGTTGCCTACTTCTGCGAGTCTTGCAGATCGTTTGCATCTGCTCATaacatttattttgttttgctgcAGGCCTTGGTCATACCATAATGCAGGTTCCTGGCCAACATTGTTGTGGCAGGTTTGCAACTTAAGCATCATGTTTGAAATTTTGATGTGTACTATGCAAACCACCTTGTCGAGTGTTTGGATTGATTACTTAGCACCATTTGCTCTTGATTGTAAATGTCAATCagtttcttgtttttcttttggcAGCTCACGGTGGCATGTATCAAGATGAACCGGCCTGAGATTGCAGCAAGAGCCGTGGAGGTGGCTGAGAGGCGTATTTCCGTGGATAAATGGCCTGAATACTACGATACTAAGCGGGGGCGGTTCATCGGCAAACAAGCTCGACTATTCCAAACGTGGTCCATTGCGGGCTTCCTTGTGGCCAAGCTGCTGCTCGAAAACCCTGAAAAGTCTAGAATACTTTGTAACAACGAAGACGAGGAATTTGCTAATGCTTTTAATCTCATGGCTGATTCATGCAGCCCGAACAGGAAGCGTGGCAGGAAAGCCCCGAAGAAGACCTACATTGTGTAAGTCTAACAGCAGCTCCAATGTTAGGGGGGTTCTTAGATGTAGCGGTGTAGTTTTTTGTGCGAATCGCACATATACCTCCAGGATTTGTACATATTACAGTGAACTTGTCTAGAGGAAATGCCCGCTTTGAGACACTGTCACTCTGTTTATGGTTGGTTAATTGTTATCAAGGTTTTCGCAGCACAGCACAGCATTCACTTTACCACAGATGCACAGTTATGCTACTCACCGGTCAGCACCATAAAATGGTTACATCCAAGCAACTACTGATGTCCCATCGGCATTCATCAACGCAAACCCATAACATAATTGTGATGTCCGTGACAGACACATGACTTCTAAATCCTTGCTCCTAACTTTATGATATTATTAATGAACAAGAACATATGTTACACAACTTATTACTGGACCTTACTTGAGTTACTACTGCTACATACTGTATCAAGCAACAACGACTACTGCAAGCAGTTGCAAGCAGTAGTGCACAACTGCAACCAGATGCAATTGCTTGCAAGACCATGGCTGCATTCAAAAGAAAAATGCTTGCACAAGACCATGGCTCATCTGATATCTGATGGTATTAACAAGGAATAAACAGGCACAACACCCGACCTTACTCTACTGATAACTCATTTTCAACAGAAAAACTGCAGGGGAGTGAGGAGTGGGGAACTGTGGGACTACTACTTCTAGCTACCACGGTATGGATATTCTTcagaacacaacgtactaccactacaacttctactgctactactgccaCCACTAGAAGAGCTCGAACTCAATGTCGTCTCCATTCATCCGGAACTCAAGGCACTTGCCTTCCTTCTTCTTCCGTGCCACCGCTGCCGTAAGGGTTGAGGCGTCGACGCTTTTCGGGGTCTCGGGCGGTGCAGTCCAACGGATCAAGGCCCAGTTCAGGCCTTGGAAGAAGGGGTGCCGCTTGATCTCGGCAGCTCCTTTCCTCGAGCCTAGCCGGAGCTCTGGCTCCTTCACAAGCAACCCTCTGATCAGATCGCGAGCCTGGTAGCTGACAGCTGGGCTATCAGGGAACTTCAGCCCCTGTGAGACCACATTTGTAAGTGTTTCGTCATTGCCAGGTCCTCTGAATGGTGTCTTGCCGTAGAGCAATTCATACAGAAAGATGCCAAGAGTCCACCAATCGACCGAGCTGCCATGGCCATCTCCTCTGATGATCTCCGGGGCAAGGTACTCATGGGTCCCCACAAATGAATTTGACCTCGCGTCAGTGGGCTCGACGACAAGCTGCGGAAGTGATGGTTTCTTCAGGGGCTCAGCCCTCCGTGTCCTGGAAGGTGTAGAAGATACCAGCCGAGGTGTGAAGCAAGAAGAGTTGGCCCAGGATGGCTGGATACACAGTGGATCGATGCAGCTTTCAGCACAAGGTCCGGAAGGCCTAGGAGGTTCATCTCTTCCTACTGATGAGCACCTCACAAGCACGGGATTAACTGAACACCTCAGGGACAGATCAAAGTCGGAGAGCATGATGTGCCCATCTTCACGAACAAGTATGTTCTCAGGCTTCAGATCACGATATATAACCCCCAACATATGCAGATACTCCAATGCTAGGAGAACTTCGGCGACGTAAAACCTGCAAAGGGACATACAATACTTGTGAGTTAAATAACTTGAAACATGATTTTCAGCTAGAAATTCAAGTGCAGTCGGTCGATGAGATCACACATAAACACCACGGCTGAAGTTACTTACCTAGCAGCGGCTTCTGAAAAGCATCTAGTAGGTTGCTTCTGCCTTAGGACATGCAGGTCACCGCCTGGACAATACTCCATCACTAGGCAAGACAGATTATCTGTCGTGAAATAAGAATACAGGGTGGGAAGAAACGGGTGGTCAAGCATTTGCAGTATCTCCCTCTCAGTTTGAGCCCTCAGCATCTTCTTCCGGCTTATTAGGTACTCAATGTCCATAACCTTCAGTGCAAACATGCAGTCCGAACCAACCAACTCAGCCAGATACACAGTGCCAATATCTCCACATCCAAGCTGTTTGAGAAGCTTGAAGTTCTTCAATCCCAGGGTCCCTTGTTGGATCGCTATACGCTTCATGGCTTCCCATCTCACATCTTTTGACATGTGAGGCCTGCTGCCATTAGCACTGAAACTACCATAACTATCTTCACTGATGCTGGTGCTTGTGCTGTAGTCACCGATGCTGCTCTTTGAGCTTTGGGAGCTTTCACCCTTTTCCTTCGACCTTGACAACTCACAAGGCTGTGAACCAGGGATCCCACTGACATAGCATCCTTTGCCAAAATCAACTCCTTCGGCGCCGAGAGAGCCATCATCAGCACCCTTCTTGCTGGTTGGTGCTGGAGTTTTGGGTTCATCCTGAGGGGCCTCGTGTTGCTTCTTAGTATGAGAACCGGAACCTTTTGGCTCACAATGCTTCTGTGATGCCACCGCTGCAGCTGGTTCCGGTTTAACCTTCTTTTTAGTGGAGGACTTGCTGCGAAACACCAGCCGTGAGCCTCCAACTGGAACAGCTCGCGGACTAGATGCTTTTGGAGATTTACCCTTTCTCTGTTTTGCCACAGCTCTTCCTGCAGTCGGATCTTCGCTTGCCTCCAGTGACTTATTACTGATGACATCTTGGATTCTGGTTTTTTGGACCTTGGCCTTGGTTGGAGACGCTGATCGCACATGCTTGTGAGCTGAAGCCTTACTGTGCACCTTCTTGCCTGATTCAACCAACTTAACCGATGAACTTACTACAACCTTGTCAGGCAAAGCAACGGCCTTctcaaccttgttcttcccatcttGGTCCTCGTCTGTTGGAACCACAACAGAGGCATAAAGCTTCTTAATCGCCCCAGATTCAGGAGTACTCGACACAGCCGCGGGCTTGGACATCCTCTTCATGGCGGCCATCTCCGAGGCCTGGGAGATGCACATCTTCCTGAGGGCCTGCTTCAAGCTCACAGACTCCACGATCTCCGAGCTCGACATGGGCGCCTTCCCAAGCGCAATAAGCCTCTTGTCCGTGCTCGTCTGCCCAGAAGCCCGCGCCGAGGTGCGCACATTGAAGGATCTGAGGAGCCGGTCGAGGTCATCCTCGACCGAGCACGACCGGCCCCCATGCTCCTGCCCCACCGGCTTCACCCTCACCCTCAGGTGGGTGACCCCGCCCGGACGGGCGTCTTTGGTCTCATCCACCAGCTCGACTATCTCCGGGCACCCTGAAGAACCCATCCTCTCCAGCACTCCCACCGCCTCCAGAAATGCTCCCTCCTAGGCGCCTAGCAGAGTATTGAACTTGCGGAGCTCTGCAAGCAGCAACCGCATCTGGGTGGGTGGTGATGCGCTTCAAGTTAGGACCGTTGGCGCCTGCAGTTAGGTGAGCAAAGAGGCAGCTTTCCCGGATCGAGAAGCGGCATCACGAGGCAGGCCCTGCAAGGGAGTAAGCAGAAACTGGATCAGACGGTGTGGGTATTCATGCACAAGAAAGAACCTTATTGGCACTAACATAGTGGAGGAAAAAAGGTGGGAATCTGGAGCTTGAGCCGATCTTGGTGCCCTTGTACTCATTATCATCTCCCACTAGTCACCCTTCCCCACCCATAGTTAAAATTTGAAGAAAGAACTATAGAAAAAACGAAAGCAAAAGGGACATAGATGCGGTAGGTGAGGTGGGGTTTCTCTCTCTTTTCTTGTAGCGAACTGATGCAAGATCCGTAAACCTCCGGGCGGCTTGAGGGACAAGAAGACACAAGCAAGCACCAGATGGGCGAACAAAATGGGGGTTACTTTGAGCCAAGCCAAAGGCACAAACGCGCAGAGTCAAAAAAGAGAGAGGAAGAGCCAGATTTGCGCACGAGAGAGAGGAGGGAAGCGGGGGATTTGGACTTTGGAGCGGGAGAATCTTACCGGCGggaggacggcggcgacggcggaggcgagatTTAGGGTTTCGaagcagcggcggcgacgagcaGGGGAAGAGGCGGCCAGTCAGCTTGAGCAGCAATGCGCGCACATCTGACGAGGAGGCAAAAGAGGAAGAGAAATGAGAGCGgctgcctcccccctcccctcacTCACACCTATGGGCTATGGAAGTATGGATGCCGCTCCTCTCTCCCTCGCTGGTCGCTGCCACACTCACCAAACTCACGCAcggtgccccctctctctctctctggctatGGCTATGGCTATGGCTATGGCTACGCGAGGGAGCGACGCGCCCCCACCGCAACCCAATAAAAacacgcaccaccaccaccaccacccctacCCTAGGATTTACGCTTGTTTATTTATGGCCGCTATTTATTATTGCTGCCTGTAGCAGGGCGTAGCGTGCCTCCCTTTCACGCGTCTCTCTCCTCGCCCTTTTCCGTGTCTCCCTCCCTGGCcagcagggggaggggaggggaggggaggggagggccttttcttttttacttttccttttcatGACTCGTGTTATCACGCTCGCCGCCGGTACAGGGCGACAAGAATACGACCCGGATGCAGAAAGCAAACTGTAGTAATTTCTTTATTTAAACGGGTTCAAAGCCACCACTACAGAGACTGTCGATCTCTAGCCGCACTAGTGGATGCAATCGCAGCCAGAAGATGGAGTATAGTACTACTGGAGCAAGTGGAGTAGTAATCTGCTTGTTACATATTCGCGGGAGGCCAACTGATTGTGCCGTTACCTGCGTGGTCCGTCACGTCAACAGCGCCGCGTCATGTCGTGCCGCCGCTGAGACACATGGTTACCACTTCACCGCTGTATGTACTGTCCCTAATCTAACGTGTGGGGGCGCACCGCAGCACTGTATCTGTATGTATGTGTGCTGGTAGAGGCAGAGGCTCACACACTGCTCTCCTCGTCGTTTTACGCACGCATTCATCTGCTCCACGCGCACCTCGCGTCTCGCTTGATCCTTTGCCCAAACGCGCGGCGCGGCTGCCGTGCCGCCTCACCCTCGCCAGTCGCGGCCCGCCGTCGGCCCGGTGGATTGGAGTACTTGTATAGTACTCCTATACTCTACCTGCGAGATACTAGTACGAGTCGCTCGCCAGTAGTAGTAGAGTACACAGGCTGACACCGAAATCAAACggggtcttgtatatttcgtcaagACGTGAAACTTGCGATACCATCAGGTTCTGATTCTTGTACTCCGTCGCATGCGGCCTGCGGTCAGT
This window harbors:
- the LOC119355069 gene encoding serine/threonine-protein kinase D6PK-like, with product MGSSGCPEIVELVDETKDARPGGVTHLRVRVKPVGQEHGGRSCSVEDDLDRLLRSFNVRTSARASGQTSTDKRLIALGKAPMSSSEIVESVSLKQALRKMCISQASEMAAMKRMSKPAAVSSTPESGAIKKLYASVVVPTDEDQDGKNKVEKAVALPDKVVVSSSVKLVESGKKVHSKASAHKHVRSASPTKAKVQKTRIQDVISNKSLEASEDPTAGRAVAKQRKGKSPKASSPRAVPVGGSRLVFRSKSSTKKKVKPEPAAAVASQKHCEPKGSGSHTKKQHEAPQDEPKTPAPTSKKGADDGSLGAEGVDFGKGCYVSGIPGSQPCELSRSKEKGESSQSSKSSIGDYSTSTSISEDSYGSFSANGSRPHMSKDVRWEAMKRIAIQQGTLGLKNFKLLKQLGCGDIGTVYLAELVGSDCMFALKVMDIEYLISRKKMLRAQTEREILQMLDHPFLPTLYSYFTTDNLSCLVMEYCPGGDLHVLRQKQPTRCFSEAAARFYVAEVLLALEYLHMLGVIYRDLKPENILVREDGHIMLSDFDLSLRCSVNPVLVRCSSVGRDEPPRPSGPCAESCIDPLCIQPSWANSSCFTPRLVSSTPSRTRRAEPLKKPSLPQLVVEPTDARSNSFVGTHEYLAPEIIRGDGHGSSVDWWTLGIFLYELLYGKTPFRGPGNDETLTNVVSQGLKFPDSPAVSYQARDLIRGLLVKEPELRLGSRKGAAEIKRHPFFQGLNWALIRWTAPPETPKSVDASTLTAAVARKKKEGKCLEFRMNGDDIEFELF